Proteins from a genomic interval of Yoonia sp. GPGPB17:
- a CDS encoding DMT family transporter yields the protein MQNNPRLGILLMIATTFVFAVQDGISRHLAENYNVIMIVMIRYWFFAAFVITIATRQSGSIHAAAATKQPILQITRGTLLALEICVMVSAFVLLGLVESHAIFACYPLLIAALSGPVLGEKVGWRRWVAIGIGFIGVLVILQPGYTVFAPAAVVPLAAATLFALYGLLTRYAARQDTTTTSFFWTGTSGAVVMTIAGVWFWEPLTATDWLWMGALCITGAGGHWLLIKTYEVAEASEVQPFAYLQLVFATAIGLLVFGETLRPNVAVGAAIVVAAGLFTLWRAKQTK from the coding sequence ATGCAGAATAACCCCCGCCTTGGCATCCTGCTGATGATCGCCACCACTTTTGTGTTCGCGGTCCAAGACGGCATTTCGCGCCATCTGGCGGAAAACTACAACGTCATCATGATCGTCATGATCCGCTATTGGTTCTTTGCGGCCTTCGTCATCACGATTGCGACCCGACAATCTGGGTCAATCCACGCGGCAGCGGCGACCAAACAACCGATCCTGCAAATCACACGCGGCACGTTGCTTGCCTTGGAAATCTGCGTGATGGTCAGCGCCTTCGTCCTGCTGGGGCTGGTCGAAAGCCACGCGATCTTTGCCTGCTACCCGCTGCTGATCGCCGCCCTTTCCGGCCCTGTCTTGGGTGAAAAAGTCGGCTGGCGCCGCTGGGTCGCCATCGGGATCGGGTTCATCGGCGTTCTTGTTATCCTGCAACCCGGCTACACTGTCTTCGCCCCGGCAGCTGTTGTCCCACTGGCCGCCGCAACATTGTTTGCGCTTTATGGCTTGCTGACGCGTTATGCGGCCCGCCAGGACACCACCACGACCTCATTCTTCTGGACCGGCACGTCTGGGGCCGTTGTCATGACCATTGCAGGCGTGTGGTTTTGGGAGCCGCTGACCGCAACCGACTGGCTGTGGATGGGTGCCCTTTGCATCACCGGCGCAGGCGGGCACTGGCTGCTGATCAAGACCTATGAGGTAGCCGAAGCCAGCGAAGTCCAGCCCTTCGCCTATCTCCAACTGGTCTTTGCCACCGCCATCGGGTTGCTTGTGTTTGGCGAAACATTGCGCCCGAATGTGGCGGTTGGTGCAGCGATTGTCGTCGCTGCGGGGCTGTTCACGCTTTGGCGCGCCAAACAGACAAAATGA
- a CDS encoding LamB/YcsF family protein has protein sequence MTRTVDLNSDMGEGFGPWRMGDDAALLDIVSSANIACGFHAGDPDVMAETMRLAVANGVSIGAHPGFADLKGFGRRKLPMPHNEIANAVAYQLGAAQAMAKRAGGTVRHLKLHGALSNMASVDHGLARACYQAALDVDPDIVIMVLAATAMEEVVRDLGCNWAGEIFADRAYNDDATLVDRSKPGAVLHDADVAAPRILKMLQAGAIIAESGKQIPCQIDTICLHGDTPGAVAMAAGIRRHLTEAGITIASL, from the coding sequence ATGACACGCACCGTCGATCTCAATTCAGATATGGGTGAAGGCTTTGGGCCATGGCGCATGGGCGATGATGCGGCACTGCTCGATATCGTCTCATCCGCCAACATCGCCTGTGGGTTTCATGCGGGCGACCCCGATGTGATGGCCGAGACCATGCGGCTCGCGGTGGCCAATGGTGTCAGCATCGGCGCACATCCGGGCTTTGCGGACCTCAAGGGGTTTGGGCGTCGGAAACTGCCCATGCCCCACAATGAGATTGCCAATGCAGTTGCTTATCAACTCGGCGCGGCCCAAGCGATGGCCAAACGTGCGGGCGGTACGGTCAGGCACCTAAAGCTCCATGGCGCGCTTTCCAATATGGCCTCAGTCGATCACGGGCTGGCAAGAGCCTGCTATCAGGCCGCCCTCGATGTGGATCCAGACATCGTGATCATGGTACTCGCCGCGACCGCCATGGAAGAGGTCGTACGCGACCTTGGCTGCAACTGGGCGGGCGAAATCTTCGCCGATCGCGCCTACAACGATGACGCAACGCTGGTGGATCGCAGCAAACCCGGTGCCGTCCTGCACGACGCAGACGTCGCGGCCCCACGCATTCTGAAAATGCTGCAGGCAGGTGCCATCATTGCCGAATCCGGCAAACAGATACCCTGTCAGATCGATACCATCTGCTTGCATGGCGACACCCCGGGTGCTGTTGCAATGGCGGCAGGCATCCGGCGGCACCTGACCGAGGCCGGTATCACAATCGCATCGCTATAA
- the mnmD gene encoding tRNA (5-methylaminomethyl-2-thiouridine)(34)-methyltransferase MnmD: MTDQTAKLDWRDGVPIATAFDDPYYSLDDGLAETAHVFLAGNDLPARFGGDFQIAELGFGTGLNLLVTWAAWAEAGHPGHLHFTSFEAFPMQLHDMREALEHFPQIASFAETLLSEWTPQIDQITLTNGPTLLVVTGDARLTLPAWGGIADAWFLDGFSPAKNPELWEPDLLEAVGQHTKPGGTAATYSAAGHVRQALTDAGFDVTRTPGFGRKRHMTRARMPDAE, translated from the coding sequence ATGACAGACCAGACAGCAAAACTCGACTGGCGGGATGGTGTGCCGATCGCGACAGCCTTTGATGATCCCTATTATTCGCTGGATGACGGGCTGGCCGAAACGGCGCATGTGTTTCTGGCAGGCAACGACCTGCCCGCGCGTTTTGGCGGTGATTTCCAGATCGCAGAGCTGGGTTTCGGGACCGGGTTGAACCTGTTGGTCACATGGGCCGCATGGGCCGAAGCGGGACACCCCGGACATCTGCACTTCACGTCATTCGAAGCCTTCCCGATGCAACTACACGATATGCGGGAAGCACTTGAACATTTCCCGCAGATAGCATCTTTCGCAGAAACGCTGCTGTCTGAATGGACCCCCCAAATAGACCAAATCACGCTCACCAATGGCCCCACATTGCTGGTTGTCACCGGCGACGCCCGACTAACCCTCCCAGCATGGGGCGGTATCGCAGATGCATGGTTTCTTGACGGCTTTTCGCCCGCCAAGAACCCTGAACTCTGGGAGCCGGACCTGCTGGAGGCCGTCGGCCAACACACCAAACCGGGCGGCACTGCCGCCACCTATTCCGCCGCCGGTCACGTGCGACAAGCCCTCACTGATGCGGGTTTCGACGTCACCCGTACCCCCGGATTTGGCCGCAAACGCCATATGACGCGCGCAAGGATGCCCGATGCAGAATAA
- a CDS encoding efflux RND transporter periplasmic adaptor subunit, producing the protein MAQDIEPNLVSKLTFDTDKGAGRSKWVSGFLALLLIGWMGSGYVIPSEAAEDEAVAAPVKAAIAVAVMPSDAQDVQLVLTAEGQSEPDRATNIQAEASGQVVSVSAARGDLVTAGQEIGRIDAETIEAQLRQAQTQLDQARRDLNNAMALQDRGVATEDRVAAARAAKAAADAAVTAAEEQLENTIIRAPFAGRLNDMTLDEGEFVDAGNVVAEVLDNDPLTVVIQVPQQALSRIHNGQMAQVRFITGEERSGTVSFVGANADQQTRTFRVEVTVDNPDSEMPAGLSARIVIPTGQARGHFVSPAILSLGTNGDLGIKTVQEDNTVAFAPIAIVRAQTDGVWITGLPESATIITVGQGFVNAGDVVDPRPAAAEQTAGVSQ; encoded by the coding sequence ATGGCACAAGATATAGAGCCGAATCTGGTAAGCAAATTGACATTTGATACAGATAAAGGGGCGGGACGCTCCAAGTGGGTGTCGGGTTTTCTGGCCCTGCTTTTGATTGGCTGGATGGGCAGTGGTTATGTCATTCCCAGCGAAGCTGCCGAAGATGAGGCCGTCGCAGCACCCGTGAAAGCCGCGATTGCCGTCGCTGTGATGCCCTCCGATGCGCAGGATGTGCAACTGGTATTGACAGCCGAAGGCCAGTCCGAACCCGACCGCGCCACCAACATTCAGGCCGAAGCAAGTGGGCAAGTTGTTTCTGTATCTGCCGCGCGCGGTGATCTGGTGACAGCGGGACAAGAGATTGGCCGGATCGACGCCGAGACGATCGAAGCCCAATTGCGGCAGGCCCAGACCCAGCTGGATCAAGCCCGCCGGGACCTGAACAACGCCATGGCTTTGCAGGATCGTGGTGTTGCCACCGAAGACCGTGTCGCCGCTGCACGTGCCGCGAAAGCAGCGGCAGATGCGGCTGTGACCGCAGCAGAAGAACAGCTGGAAAATACGATTATCCGCGCACCCTTTGCCGGTCGGTTGAATGATATGACCTTGGACGAAGGTGAATTCGTTGATGCCGGAAACGTTGTCGCCGAGGTGCTGGACAATGATCCGCTGACCGTGGTCATTCAGGTGCCCCAACAGGCCCTTTCGCGAATTCACAACGGCCAAATGGCCCAGGTGCGGTTTATTACAGGTGAGGAACGATCAGGTACGGTCAGCTTTGTTGGTGCCAATGCGGATCAGCAAACCCGCACCTTCCGGGTCGAAGTGACGGTCGACAACCCCGACAGCGAGATGCCGGCTGGCCTCAGTGCGCGTATTGTTATCCCGACAGGGCAAGCGCGCGGGCATTTTGTGTCGCCTGCGATCCTGTCACTCGGCACCAATGGTGATCTGGGGATCAAGACGGTGCAAGAAGACAATACGGTCGCCTTTGCGCCCATTGCGATCGTGCGTGCGCAGACAGATGGGGTGTGGATCACCGGGTTGCCAGAATCCGCGACGATCATCACTGTAGGCCAAGGCTTTGTGAATGCGGGCGATGTGGTTGATCCGCGTCCGGCGGCGGCTGAGCAGACCGCGGGTGTATCGCAATGA
- a CDS encoding NAD(P)/FAD-dependent oxidoreductase, producing MATADVTVMGAGVFGLSVAYACARRGAVVRVIDPHGVASGSSGGLVGALAPHVPENWNAKKAFQFESLIMAEAFWRDVADLSGVNVGYARSGRLQPLVDARAVALAHERAGIAAELWQGKAQWEVISSGEANWMPPSPTGLVVHDTLSALIHPRQATRALADAVAALGGEVLAEGDPQGRVVWATGWSGMQEIGGNGVKGQAALLRFDAAGQPQLFADALHIIPHGDGTVAIGSTSEREFDDPYGTDEGLDDVLERATLAFPILHGAEVLERWAGVRPRSKSRAPVLGAHPTRDGEYIANGGFKIGFGMAPKVGEVMAALVLDDDDQIPGEFRA from the coding sequence ATGGCAACGGCAGATGTGACGGTCATGGGGGCAGGTGTTTTTGGCCTGTCGGTGGCCTATGCCTGCGCGCGGCGCGGGGCCGTGGTCCGGGTCATTGATCCGCATGGGGTGGCTTCTGGTTCCAGCGGTGGGCTGGTCGGTGCCTTGGCGCCGCATGTGCCCGAGAACTGGAATGCGAAAAAGGCATTTCAGTTTGAGAGCCTGATCATGGCCGAGGCGTTCTGGCGCGACGTTGCAGACCTTTCTGGCGTTAATGTGGGCTATGCCCGATCTGGCCGTTTGCAGCCGTTGGTGGACGCGCGGGCTGTGGCGCTGGCGCATGAGCGTGCTGGCATTGCGGCTGAGCTGTGGCAGGGCAAGGCACAATGGGAAGTCATTTCAAGCGGTGAGGCCAACTGGATGCCGCCTTCGCCAACAGGGCTGGTCGTGCATGATACATTATCTGCTCTCATTCACCCACGCCAGGCGACCCGTGCGTTGGCTGATGCCGTGGCCGCGCTCGGGGGCGAGGTTTTGGCCGAGGGCGACCCTCAGGGCAGGGTCGTTTGGGCGACTGGCTGGTCCGGGATGCAAGAGATTGGCGGCAATGGCGTTAAGGGGCAGGCCGCGTTGTTGCGGTTTGATGCGGCGGGGCAGCCGCAGTTGTTCGCGGATGCGCTACATATCATTCCGCATGGTGATGGCACAGTGGCCATCGGGTCGACATCAGAGCGCGAATTTGACGATCCATACGGTACTGATGAGGGCCTTGATGATGTGTTGGAACGCGCAACGCTCGCCTTCCCGATTTTGCACGGTGCGGAAGTCTTGGAGCGCTGGGCGGGTGTGCGACCCCGCAGCAAAAGCCGCGCGCCGGTTTTGGGCGCACATCCAACGCGAGACGGTGAGTATATCGCCAATGGCGGCTTCAAGATTGGTTTTGGGATGGCACCCAAGGTTGGTGAGGTGATGGCCGCGCTCGTTCTTGATGACGATGATCAGATACCGGGTGAGTTTCGTGCCTGA
- a CDS encoding 5-oxoprolinase subunit B family protein, producing MTANEHAPEISPLGVDGVLIRFSRILTEEANARALSFRDLVDEAAIPGVTEVASSLVSVRVGFAPEATNRQAVTKALVALIDTHKTDDFGPRRLWRIPAVFGAEFAPQLDEAAGLAGLTPAQAVAQIEATTVRVIAIGFAPGQPYLGMLPPQWNIPRQTELTKSLPRGALITAVRQLIIWAADAPTGWRHIGQTAFRVYLPEKPIPFAFEPGDAVQFKAVSDMEFRAIQADTHTNGGATCEVLR from the coding sequence ATGACCGCGAATGAACACGCCCCGGAGATAAGCCCGTTAGGGGTCGATGGCGTTCTGATCCGGTTTTCGCGCATCCTGACGGAAGAGGCGAACGCCCGTGCGCTCAGCTTTCGCGATCTGGTCGACGAAGCCGCCATCCCGGGCGTAACAGAGGTTGCATCATCGCTGGTTTCGGTACGTGTAGGATTTGCCCCCGAAGCCACGAACCGCCAGGCGGTAACCAAGGCCCTTGTGGCGCTGATCGACACCCATAAAACAGATGATTTCGGGCCACGCCGCCTATGGCGCATCCCGGCTGTCTTCGGGGCAGAATTCGCACCACAGCTGGACGAGGCTGCTGGGTTGGCAGGTCTGACACCGGCTCAGGCGGTCGCGCAAATCGAGGCAACAACGGTAAGGGTCATCGCCATCGGCTTTGCCCCCGGTCAGCCCTATCTGGGCATGTTGCCGCCACAGTGGAACATTCCCCGCCAGACAGAACTGACAAAAAGTCTGCCCCGTGGGGCACTGATCACAGCCGTCCGTCAATTGATCATCTGGGCAGCGGATGCGCCAACCGGCTGGCGTCATATCGGGCAAACCGCATTCCGCGTGTATCTGCCTGAAAAGCCCATACCCTTCGCTTTTGAGCCGGGCGATGCCGTCCAGTTCAAAGCTGTCTCGGACATGGAATTCCGCGCGATACAGGCAGATACCCACACCAACGGCGGCGCCACCTGTGAGGTACTGCGCTGA
- a CDS encoding OmpA family protein → MRTTYILMLCLLAATGSTAVAQEDTENADTMTDEVMEEVLAEDAMADEVIEEDMAEDAMADEVMEEDMAEDAMADEVMEEDMAEDAMADEVMEEETPSLEEVAASDPDLGVRVNDEGEVDAMVMLSDVLFSFGDASLNPAALDVLAGVANKLSEVPSLEITGHTDAIGDADFNLALGQRRADAVRDWLIANTEFSADAITARGVGEADPIAANRTESGADNPEGRAQNRRVEFTLPDAG, encoded by the coding sequence ATGCGCACGACCTACATTTTGATGCTTTGTCTGTTGGCTGCGACGGGCAGCACCGCCGTTGCACAAGAAGATACCGAAAATGCCGATACGATGACCGATGAAGTCATGGAAGAGGTTTTGGCCGAAGACGCAATGGCTGACGAGGTGATCGAAGAAGACATGGCCGAAGACGCGATGGCCGATGAGGTGATGGAAGAAGACATGGCCGAAGATGCGATGGCCGATGAGGTGATGGAAGAAGACATGGCCGAAGACGCGATGGCCGATGAGGTGATGGAAGAAGAAACGCCAAGCCTTGAAGAGGTGGCAGCCTCGGACCCAGATCTGGGTGTGCGCGTCAACGATGAGGGTGAGGTTGACGCGATGGTCATGCTGTCTGACGTGCTGTTCTCATTTGGTGATGCCTCACTGAATCCTGCGGCACTGGATGTGCTGGCGGGTGTTGCAAACAAGCTCAGTGAGGTTCCATCGCTGGAAATCACAGGCCATACGGATGCCATTGGCGACGCTGATTTTAACCTTGCCTTGGGGCAGCGTCGTGCGGACGCCGTGCGCGATTGGCTGATCGCGAATACCGAATTCTCAGCCGACGCGATTACGGCACGCGGCGTGGGCGAGGCTGACCCGATCGCTGCCAACCGCACAGAAAGCGGCGCCGACAACCCTGAAGGTCGTGCGCAGAACCGGCGTGTTGAATTTACCTTGCCTGACGCAGGCTAG
- a CDS encoding rhodanese-like domain-containing protein produces MPKLKISSANLVATARARIEEIETNDAIAMLEDPNVTFVDLRDIRERQRSGSIPGSFHCPRGMAEFWIDPDSPYFKDIFGEDRTFVFHCASGWRSALTVAALNDMGFAAAHLKEGFTGWTKAAGPIDSSGKTS; encoded by the coding sequence ATGCCCAAACTCAAAATCTCGTCTGCCAATCTTGTTGCAACCGCGCGCGCCCGGATTGAAGAAATCGAAACAAACGACGCTATCGCGATGCTGGAAGACCCGAATGTCACCTTTGTCGATCTGCGTGATATCCGCGAGCGCCAACGCAGCGGATCAATCCCGGGCAGCTTTCACTGTCCGCGCGGTATGGCCGAGTTTTGGATTGATCCGGACAGCCCCTACTTCAAGGACATCTTCGGGGAAGACCGTACCTTTGTCTTTCACTGTGCGTCAGGTTGGCGGTCCGCGCTGACAGTAGCCGCACTGAATGACATGGGGTTTGCGGCAGCGCATCTTAAAGAAGGCTTCACGGGATGGACCAAAGCCGCAGGCCCCATCGACAGTTCTGGCAAGACCTCTTAG
- a CDS encoding 5-oxoprolinase subunit C family protein, translated as MATLTVHSAGPGLTVQDLGRPGWQAQGLPTGGAADPLALLEGAALLGLNPADAVVEMMGFGGTFSVDQATRIALTGAVMQADIDGTPVPHNTTQFLPAQAKLTIRAAQRGVYGYLRLAGGIATDPIMGSRATHLTAGIGARLQPGDRLPLGSDLNRMRAQQRLTAPDRFSGGTIRIMPGPQTDFFDPQTKDAFCNTQFHRSQSGNRQGVRLDYTGDSFSTSGALTHVSDLIVPGDIQITGEGVPYVLLAECQTIGGYPRIGSVIPADLPTIAQAAPDTPLQFTFLTIAEADATATSHEAQLRAITKLCQPMIRDPHDIADLLRYQLISGATPGDDLERP; from the coding sequence ATGGCAACCCTAACCGTTCATAGCGCTGGTCCCGGCCTGACCGTCCAAGATCTTGGGCGTCCCGGTTGGCAAGCACAGGGGTTGCCGACAGGCGGTGCCGCCGACCCGTTGGCCCTGTTGGAAGGGGCAGCATTGCTAGGCCTCAACCCGGCGGATGCCGTCGTCGAAATGATGGGATTTGGCGGTACATTCAGCGTGGATCAAGCGACACGCATCGCGCTGACCGGTGCGGTTATGCAAGCAGATATCGACGGCACGCCCGTGCCGCACAACACGACCCAATTTTTGCCAGCCCAAGCGAAACTGACCATCCGCGCTGCGCAAAGAGGGGTCTACGGCTACCTGCGCCTGGCGGGCGGCATCGCAACAGACCCCATTATGGGAAGTCGCGCCACCCATTTGACGGCAGGCATCGGCGCGCGCTTGCAGCCGGGTGACAGGCTGCCCCTTGGATCGGACCTCAACAGAATGCGTGCGCAACAAAGGCTGACCGCCCCGGATCGGTTTTCAGGTGGCACGATACGGATCATGCCCGGACCGCAAACGGATTTCTTCGATCCTCAGACCAAAGATGCGTTCTGCAACACGCAGTTCCACCGCAGCCAGAGTGGCAACAGACAAGGGGTCAGGCTGGACTACACAGGCGACAGTTTCAGTACGTCGGGTGCCCTGACCCATGTCTCCGATCTCATCGTCCCCGGTGATATCCAAATCACAGGCGAAGGTGTGCCCTATGTTTTGCTGGCCGAATGTCAGACCATCGGAGGTTACCCCCGCATCGGCAGCGTTATCCCAGCTGACCTACCCACAATCGCCCAAGCGGCACCAGACACACCGTTGCAGTTCACGTTCCTAACAATCGCCGAGGCGGACGCAACAGCCACCTCGCATGAGGCACAACTGCGCGCCATCACCAAATTGTGCCAGCCGATGATCCGTGATCCCCATGACATTGCCGATCTGCTCCGCTACCAATTGATCAGTGGGGCGACCCCCGGTGACGATCTTGAAAGGCCCTGA
- a CDS encoding cupin domain-containing protein, which produces MELNADFTQRVLIQSEDLPWKASPMPGVDRRMLDRIGDEVARATSVVRYAPGSKFSAHTHTGGEEFIVLDGVFQDEHGDYPAGTYVRNPPTTSHTPGAEQGCTIFVKLWQFDPEDRTQFRKDMTADLTVIGDGVSGQLLHEDARETVRYITLAPGASFAENPQGGVELLMISGTATEEDEALGKGAWLRLPERAPLHITATDQGATFWIKTGHLPFAQALRA; this is translated from the coding sequence ATGGAACTCAATGCAGACTTCACCCAACGGGTCCTGATCCAGTCCGAAGATCTCCCATGGAAAGCCTCGCCCATGCCCGGTGTCGACCGCCGTATGCTGGACCGCATCGGCGACGAAGTGGCGCGCGCGACCTCGGTCGTCCGCTACGCGCCGGGTAGCAAATTTTCGGCGCATACACATACGGGCGGCGAAGAATTCATCGTGCTTGACGGTGTGTTTCAGGATGAGCATGGCGACTATCCGGCGGGCACATATGTACGCAATCCGCCAACGACGTCGCACACCCCCGGCGCAGAGCAAGGCTGCACCATCTTCGTCAAACTCTGGCAGTTTGATCCCGAGGACCGCACACAGTTTCGCAAGGATATGACAGCTGACCTAACGGTCATTGGCGACGGGGTGAGCGGACAGCTCCTGCATGAAGACGCACGCGAAACGGTGCGCTACATCACGCTCGCACCCGGCGCAAGCTTTGCAGAAAACCCGCAAGGAGGCGTCGAACTGTTAATGATCTCCGGCACGGCAACCGAAGAAGACGAAGCGCTCGGCAAAGGCGCATGGCTGCGCCTGCCAGAACGTGCACCATTGCACATCACTGCAACGGATCAAGGCGCGACCTTCTGGATCAAAACAGGCCACCTCCCCTTTGCCCAAGCCCTCAGAGCCTGA